Within the Halorhabdus rudnickae genome, the region AATCCACCGACGACGGCCCCACCACGGGCCAGGAGTCGACGGCGATCGATCGCTGCCGTCCGGTCGGCCAGTAGGTCGGGACGGGCCTGGGCGACGAACTCGTAGGCGAGCAACGTGATCGCCCCCTCGGCGACACCGAGCAGGGCGTGCCACCAGCCCATGATCGACAGCACGGTCCCCACGTCGTAGGCGAACGCCTTGGAAATCCCCAACATGACCCCACTCGTGAGGGCCGCGAGGGTGATTCCTGTCCAGGCCGCCGCCACGACGGCGGCGCGCTCGTGATACGGACGGAGTAGGCGGAAGACAGCGTAGCCGACGTACACTTCGACGATCGCCATCGAAAGGACGTTCCCGCCGAGGACGACGATCCCACCGTCGCCAAAGACCAGCGCCTGGACTGCCACGACGGCGGTCATCGCCAGTGCCGCCAGATGCGGACCGAGCAGAATAGCCGCGAAGGCCCCGCCGACGAAGTGGACGCTCGTCCCGCCGGGGATGGGGAGGTTCAACATCTGTGCGGCGAAGATCGCGGCTGCGGTCACGCCGAGAAGCGGCGCGCGTGGTCCATCCAGTGCACCCGCGGAGCGTCGGGCCGCCAGCGCCAAGACGGCAATCGACGCCAAGGCGGCGACCGCAGCGACCCACAGATCGAGGTAGCCGTCGAGGATATGCATCGATAGTCGTGCGTAGGCCGCCCCGGGTAATAATACGTTTCGGAGTTTGAGTAATACTGAGAACGGAAGCTGCAAGGCTGATATGGCCGCCGGGTCAAGCAGAGGTATGGCCGAAGACCTCGATCGGGTAAGTCTGACGTTGCCGCCCGACATGACCGACCAACTCGACGGAATCGTCGAGGACTGGGACTACGCCAGTCGATCGGAAGCGGCCCGGGACGCACTTCGGGACTTCTTTACGACCTACGAGTGGGAACGGGGCGACGAGACGCGTCACTACGGGACGATCGTCATCGCTCACGAACACGACCACGACAGCGATGTCGCGGGACGCCTCCAGACCATCCAACACGAGTATGCCGATGTCGTCACGTCCGTCCAGCACATCCACCTCTCTGAGGACCGCTGCATGGAGACGCTCGTGGTCGACGGTACCGCCGGCGAGATTGATGAACTCGCCAATCGACTGCGGGCAATCGGGGGCGTCAAGCAGGTGAAAGTCGTCGTAGTCGGCGGCGATTCAGGAGCTGACGGACGCGCCCAGACCGATCACGGCCACGACCATGGACACGACGGCCACGGACAGCCCGGCCACGAACACTGAGGGATCGGCCTGAACGGCCCCACTCGGTGGGCCACCCATGATGGTCTCGATACCCCATCACGCCGCGATGTCCCCGATCCACCAGTCGGAGCGAGCAGCCGGGAGCCTCACAACCAGTAGGTTTAAAAATATATCATTCTAATCGGATTCAGTATGGCGGGTGAATTGCACGACGACGAACAGGGGTACGAACAACATAAACAAGCGGTCTCTGAATCGGTTGACGGCGGAGGGTGTGCGGAGACGTGGGAGGCACTCTCGGAGAAGCGAGCACGAACAGAGGAAACGGCCGATAATCGACATCGGGACGTCGAACGAACACTGGTCGACATCGAGTGCTTACAGTTTACCGCTGACGGTGATGACTTCGAACTGGTTCCGTCGTTTCAGACGGCCTGGCGAACGGCGATCGACGAACTCGATGATGCGAACCCTGAAGCAGTCATCGCCGATGTCTTCGCCGTGGACGGGACAGTCCGGATCGAAACGGACGACCAAGTCGTCCACGCCCGTCAGGACGGACAGCTCGTGGGTCAGTGGGTCTCACGCCCTGCGATGGTCGCCGATCTCGGCGCCTGTCGCGTGTTCGAACAGCGGGACGACGACTGGACGGAGCGGTCACCCGTCGAGCGGAGTCAGTTCGCCGGGAGCGTACGGCTGTACCTGGAGTTTTGCCCCGACTGCGGTGGACAGGCGTCCTTCGACACCGAAACCGTCACCTCGTGCTGTAACGAGTACGAGGTCGCGACAGTCTCCTGTGAGGGCTGTGAGGCAACCTTGCTCGAAATCCCTGTATTTTCGGATCGAGCATGATGATCCGGAACGATTCGACGTACGGTCGGTCAGCCGTTCCTACCCGGGAAATCGTCGATCACCGACGGTAGTGATCGACCGTCCGGAAGCAGACGTACAGGAGGCCGTTGAGGACGCCCGTTAGCCAGAAGATGGCCCCAACGTTCACCCCAAAGATTCCCGGCCGGCTGGCCGCGATGACGTCGTCGAACACCCAGGAGACCGCGACGGCGATGATGCCCCAGATAAGCAAGATTGCGGCAATACGTGCTCCCTCGGCGACGTAGTCAGTGAGCGGACTCGCGTCGCCCGCTGTCGGATCAAGTGCCATACTCGCCGGTCCAGCGTCCGGGAAATAAATCTTCTTCCTTGCCGTCAGTTTCTCGCTGCGAGACGTCGCCCGGCGTCCAATCCGGTCTCGAGGGCCGCGTGGGTTCGGCCGGTTCCCGCCAGCCAGTCACCGGCGAGTCCGAGGTCGTGCCCGAGGGCGTACTCGAACAGCGCTGGATTGACCCGATCGCCGGGGAGAGCGTGCCTGAAACGCTCGTGGTCCCACCAGTCCGGTTGGGCTAACCGATCGTCCCCGAGGAGCGCCGCCGCGTGTTCGGCCGCTGCATCGGCCGCCGCTGCAGGCGTCGCGTCCGGTCGCCCCGCGCTCCAGGCTGGGCTCAGTTGAACGATCAGTATTGCCTCCTCCCCGAGAACGTGACCCGGTTTGCACGATTCCCGAGAAAGCCAGCCGACGGCGTGTTCTTTGTCCGTATTGACCAGCGCATAATAAGGTCGATCGAGTTCGAAGGGATAGTGTAGCGCCACCGAATCGATCGTCCGGTAGGACTGCCGTTTTCGGGCGGCCACGAGATCCTCTCGGAGGTCGGCGTTCCAGTCCGCATCGGCGAAGAGGTTCCACGTAGGTGGCGTGACGACGATTGCGTCGTACTCGGCCGCGTCGTCGCCGGCAGTGACCCGCCAGCCGTCGGCCGTCCGGATGAGGTGCTCGACGGGCGTGTGTTCCCGGACGGTTGCTCCGCCGGCGTCGAGAAACGCCCGGACGATCCGGTCGATCCCGTCGCGGCCGCTCAGCTTGACGCCCTGATTCGGTCGGCCTTCGTCGACCTCGCCGGTTTCGTCGAATATCCACACGTCGTCCGTCGTCTCGACGAGAGCGTCACCGACAACGGAACGCAAGCGTTCTTCGACGCGCTCGTCGGGCGGGTCGACGTAGTTGGCTCCATAATCGTAGACACAGCCGTTGCGGTGACCCGCTACCATCCGCCCGCCGACCGTGGCGGCTTCGAAGACTGTCACGTCGGCTGCCTCCCGGAGGGCGTAGGCCGCACCTGCTCCCGCGATACCGGCGCCGACGACACACACCTTCGGTTGCACGGGCATACGTTGGACGGCCAGTGAGTAAAGGAATGGGCCGACAGCCGGCGGTCAGCGAACGCGGCCGTCACTCTTCTCGGATGTCGGATCGAGTACCACGAACTCCATGCCCTTCTGGGCGAGGAGTTCCCGCGCCCGATCCGTCGCCGACGGGGCAACGAGGATGCCACGGATCTCCCGGTCGGCGTGGAGGTCCCTGGCTAACGCGTCCACGTACCGGCTGAGTTGCCCGACGGCATCCGGCCCGACCCGCCGACGCTTGAGTTCGACGACCACTGCCCGGCCGGCCTCGTCCTCGCCATAGATGTCGATCGCACCAGCCGGCGTCGCTCGCTCAGTCGCGAGCGCCTCGAACCCCGGTTCGATCAGTCCGGGATCGGCGAGGACGCGCTCCCGGAGATCCTCTTCGGTGCCTGACAGCGACAGTTCCTCGGGATCAGTCACGTCGACAGTCGTGACGTGGCGGATGGACTCGAAAGTAACCTCGAGGTGTTCCTCGGGACCGGTCCGGTGGCTCTCGATCCGCAGGTTGCCGTTCGCGAGTTCGACCTCGTGGGTCGACCCCGGCGGCTGCCAGTTGACCGGTTGGTGGCCCTCGTCGGTGTGAACCAGGGCTGTCCCGTCGGGCTTGAGGACGAGCAGCCGATCGCCGGGGCCGAGCGTACTGGTCGCGCGGCCGTCGTACTCGACGCGACAGCGACCGAAAATGGTCACCATGTCGCCTCGATCGACGGCACGCGCCACGCGCTGGCGGGCGGCGTCAGCGGACGGATCGACAACCGGATCAGGCTCGTCGTCCCCAGGGACACCTTCCCTTTGGTCTCCCGTATCGGTCACGCATGTCGGTAGCCGGGCCGATCACAAAAGGGTCGCGAGTGACGGGTCACTCATGCGATCTGCAACCCGCGATCACCTCCCGTCCTCTCGCCCGACGACGAACTCCCGCCAGCAATCGCTCTCGAGCGTCTGCGCCCGAGAGTTCCCCCGCACGGACGGCATCGGCGACCGTATCCCTTGCCGCCCGGAGCCAGGTGCGCAACGCTCCCGCGTCCCGGGCCGATCGGATCGCCACGAGCGCGCCATCACCCCGGGGATCAGACACCGACTCCTGGAGCCACGGCTCGATGGCAAACCAGCAGGCGAGAAAGGCCGTCCACACTCCATTCGAGCGGCGGTAGATCCCCTCGAAACGGGCGAAATCGAACCCCCGAACGACGGATCGAAAGGAGGGGACGACGAATGTGTCCCCCTGATGCCAACTCGCTGCCGGCCGGATACGATCGTCGTGCCAGGCCGTCTCTCCGCAGTGCCACCCCTTCTCGGAGGACGCCACAACGAGAGCGCGGTCGCTCACTGCCCTTCCCCTTGCTGCCCGTCGGTACTCGTCCATCGGCCCGACACGACAGCGATACTGGTCGCGCTCTGGTACTTGAACTGTGGGGCGATCGAGCAGGTCTCGTGAACGCCGTTCGGCGTGGCCTATTTGACGCCGGCACCCGTGGTAGGAATAGATGCTGGAGGACGGCTTCGGTCGCGAACTCACCGGCCTGCGGGTATCGCTGACCGACCGGTGTAATTTCGACTGCGTCTACTGTCACAACGAAGGGCTGGGCGACACGCGCGGGCCGATGGCTCCCGCCGAGGAGGAACTCTCGACCGAGGAGGTCGTCCGCGTTCTCGAGGTCGCCACCGATTACGGCCTTGAAGCGGTAAAGTTCACTGGCGGCGAGCCGATGCTCCGGGCTGATTTAGAAGAAATCGTTCGTCGGTCGCCCGACGAGCTCGCGATCTCGCTGACGACCAACGGGACGTTCCTCCCCGACCGAGCCAAAGGCCTGTCAGCGGCTGGTCTCGAACGGGTCAACGTCTCACAGGATGCCCTCGATCCCGAGGACTTCGCGACACTGACCGAGTCTGGCGCCTACGATCGCGTGCTGGAGGGCGTCGAGGCTGCCCTCGATGCCGGTCTTGCGCCGGTGAAACTCAACATGGTCGTCTTCGAGCACACCGCGGGGTACGTCCCCGAGATGGTCGAGCACGTCGCCGCAAACGAGGGACTTCGCCTGCAACTCATCGAGTACATGCCCGAACTCGCCGGGCGGCCCGAGTGGGCGGTCGACATCGACCGCGTCCACGGCTGGCTGACCGAGCAGGCCGAGGCGGTCACCTGCCGGGAAATGCACGACCGGACGCGATACTGGATCGGTCGCCAGCCTGGGCCACCGGCAGCGGCCGACGGCGGGCTCGTCGAGGTCGTCGATCCCGTCGGGAATCGAGAGTTCTGTGAGAACTGCCATCGCGTCCGTGTCACTCACGACGGCTATCTCAAGGGCTGTCTCAACCGAAACGACGATCTACGGTCCCTCGGTGACTGCTCCAGGGAGGCTATCGAGGCCGCGCTCACGGATACTGTCGATCGACGGGTTCCCTACTACGGAGAATATCTGATCGAGGACGAAAACGGCGAGTGGGTTCGAAATCCTACCTACGAGGGAACTGAGGGGGATCGTGCGCCATACGAGTACGCCGAGAGTGCCGATAGTTCGCAAGTGGCGGATACTGGAGCGGATTCGGGTTCCGTGGAGAGCGGCCAAGCGACAACGGATGGTGGCGGAGTCCCAGAAGAAACGAGAAGGTGATGCTCGGTCTGATACGGTCGATTGGATGTTATTTCCTGAATTTGCTGGCTTTCGTCGCAAATCTATAAGGACATCAATTCCTTCAGGATCAAGATAACACCGAGGCCAGTAACGATAAGCACACCAATTGCTGCAGGAGTGTCGGGGTACAGATAAAGAACAACCAAGTTACCTAAGAATACGAGCATTGCAATGAGCAGGAAAGCAAGAAGATCATGAAATCTGGATATTTCTAGACTCTTTGAGGCCCAACTGTAGCCATCCAGTCCCACTATTAGTACAAGACCTAGTGCACCAACGAACACCGTGGATAGTCCGCTTCCAATCGGTCGCCCTTGGCTCAATCGTCGCAATTCTGGATAAACTAATACGGCAACTCCCGCAATAGAAAGGACTGAAAGAATTACGCTCGAACGAATTCCGGCAATTTTCGTCATGTTTTATATTGTTTCCCCAATTGAATAACTGTTTACCTATACGACGAATATGTTATCGATATCATCCTTGCGATGAGACGATCGGGGCTGTATAAGTCGGATTGACGGGACTGTAGCCAGTATGAATGACAACTCCACAGCCATCGTCTTCGTACAAAACCCAACCCCATTGGGCACCCACAGCAACGGCGATTGCCGCCGCTGCAGGGGCTGATATAGCTCCGGCTGATACAACCCCGGCTTCCTCGAGTAGACCCCACAATTTTGGCCCTGCTATACTTGTTCCTACCACGGCAGC harbors:
- the moaA gene encoding GTP 3',8-cyclase MoaA; the encoded protein is MLEDGFGRELTGLRVSLTDRCNFDCVYCHNEGLGDTRGPMAPAEEELSTEEVVRVLEVATDYGLEAVKFTGGEPMLRADLEEIVRRSPDELAISLTTNGTFLPDRAKGLSAAGLERVNVSQDALDPEDFATLTESGAYDRVLEGVEAALDAGLAPVKLNMVVFEHTAGYVPEMVEHVAANEGLRLQLIEYMPELAGRPEWAVDIDRVHGWLTEQAEAVTCREMHDRTRYWIGRQPGPPAAADGGLVEVVDPVGNREFCENCHRVRVTHDGYLKGCLNRNDDLRSLGDCSREAIEAALTDTVDRRVPYYGEYLIEDENGEWVRNPTYEGTEGDRAPYEYAESADSSQVADTGADSGSVESGQATTDGGGVPEETRR
- a CDS encoding DUF6735 family protein, which translates into the protein MSDRALVVASSEKGWHCGETAWHDDRIRPAASWHQGDTFVVPSFRSVVRGFDFARFEGIYRRSNGVWTAFLACWFAIEPWLQESVSDPRGDGALVAIRSARDAGALRTWLRAARDTVADAVRAGELSGADARERLLAGVRRRARGREVIAGCRSHE
- a CDS encoding NAD(P)/FAD-dependent oxidoreductase, which gives rise to MPVQPKVCVVGAGIAGAGAAYALREAADVTVFEAATVGGRMVAGHRNGCVYDYGANYVDPPDERVEERLRSVVGDALVETTDDVWIFDETGEVDEGRPNQGVKLSGRDGIDRIVRAFLDAGGATVREHTPVEHLIRTADGWRVTAGDDAAEYDAIVVTPPTWNLFADADWNADLREDLVAARKRQSYRTIDSVALHYPFELDRPYYALVNTDKEHAVGWLSRESCKPGHVLGEEAILIVQLSPAWSAGRPDATPAAAADAAAEHAAALLGDDRLAQPDWWDHERFRHALPGDRVNPALFEYALGHDLGLAGDWLAGTGRTHAALETGLDAGRRLAARN
- the nikR gene encoding nickel-responsive transcriptional regulator NikR, with protein sequence MAEDLDRVSLTLPPDMTDQLDGIVEDWDYASRSEAARDALRDFFTTYEWERGDETRHYGTIVIAHEHDHDSDVAGRLQTIQHEYADVVTSVQHIHLSEDRCMETLVVDGTAGEIDELANRLRAIGGVKQVKVVVVGGDSGADGRAQTDHGHDHGHDGHGQPGHEH
- the nucS gene encoding endonuclease NucS gives rise to the protein MTDTGDQREGVPGDDEPDPVVDPSADAARQRVARAVDRGDMVTIFGRCRVEYDGRATSTLGPGDRLLVLKPDGTALVHTDEGHQPVNWQPPGSTHEVELANGNLRIESHRTGPEEHLEVTFESIRHVTTVDVTDPEELSLSGTEEDLRERVLADPGLIEPGFEALATERATPAGAIDIYGEDEAGRAVVVELKRRRVGPDAVGQLSRYVDALARDLHADREIRGILVAPSATDRARELLAQKGMEFVVLDPTSEKSDGRVR